The genomic stretch CCTGTACTGGAAGCGGTTCAGAAGGTGGTGCCAGCAAAAAGACATGCCCTGCATGTAACGGTTCAGGTGAGATCAGAAATGTTTCCCGCTCTGTCTTCGGACAGTTCGTAAATATCCAGCCGTGTGCCAACTGTAACGGCGAGGGAAGTGTAATCGACAAACCCTGCAAGAAATGTCACGGTGACGGAAGAACCAAAAGCGAAGTCACTGAAACTATCGAAGTGCCAGCCGGTGTAAGCGATGAGATGCAGTTGAGTCTAAGAGGTAGAGGAAATGCCGGTTTAAGAGGTGGGCCAAACGGTGATCTCCTCGTCGGATTTCAGGAGATAGAACACGAGCACTTCAAAAGAGACGGTTCCGATGTCCTATATCAACTTCATATAAGTTTCCCGCAGGCTGTGTTTGGAGATGAAGTTGAAATACCGACCCTTACCGGAAAAGTAAAACTTTCAGTTGAGGCAGGTACAAGCGCCGGCAAGATACTCAGACTTGCAGGGAAAGGCCTGCCAAATGTGAATGACAGAAGCCATCGAAAAGGTGACCAGCTTGTCCAGGTAAATATTATTGTGCCAAAGAAAACAAACGCAAGAGAAAAAGAACTTTTGAAAGAGTTGCAGTCACAACCCAATATTTCGGGTTCAGAAGATAAAAGCGGTTTCTTTAAGAAATTCGGATTGTAGATTTCACTTGAAAAATTTGATCGAGCGCCTTTCAATAAAGTCAGGATTAACTAAACTGGAGGTCTCCGCACTTCTTTTTGTCCTGGCGGCAATTGTAACCGGCGCTCTGATTCAAATCTTTAGACCTGATGCAAAAGCTGAAATTCCACCGGCAAAGGAGAAATCCTCCGCTCAACTCCTGAAAGAGCAAACTGAAAAGGTAGAGAAGGATAAAGAAAAGAAAAAAGGATTAAAGGGTTCGGCGAATAAATCAACGGAAAGCGGTATCCCAAAAGACTCGTCGATAAATATAAACACGGCTACCATTGACGATTTTGCAAGAATTCCCGGGATTGGTGAGGAAATTGCTGCTCGTATCATTGAATCTAGAGTAAAATATG from Bacteroidota bacterium encodes the following:
- the dnaJ gene encoding molecular chaperone DnaJ, translated to MSKRDYYEVLGVAKTASKDEIKSSYRKIAMQFHPDRNPDNKEAEEKFKEAAEAYEVLSDDEKRAKYDRFGHQAFGAGGGQQGFTDINDIFSHFSDVFGGGGSIFDDFFGGGRRGSGGGKRRSTGTPGSDLRVTLKLKLEEIATGTTKTIKINKFVKCDSCTGSGSEGGASKKTCPACNGSGEIRNVSRSVFGQFVNIQPCANCNGEGSVIDKPCKKCHGDGRTKSEVTETIEVPAGVSDEMQLSLRGRGNAGLRGGPNGDLLVGFQEIEHEHFKRDGSDVLYQLHISFPQAVFGDEVEIPTLTGKVKLSVEAGTSAGKILRLAGKGLPNVNDRSHRKGDQLVQVNIIVPKKTNAREKELLKELQSQPNISGSEDKSGFFKKFGL
- a CDS encoding helix-hairpin-helix domain-containing protein, with the protein product MKNLIERLSIKSGLTKLEVSALLFVLAAIVTGALIQIFRPDAKAEIPPAKEKSSAQLLKEQTEKVEKDKEKKKGLKGSANKSTESGIPKDSSININTATIDDFARIPGIGEEIAARIIESRVKYDGFDSIDQLLKVKGIGKKTFDKIKRYLTL